In Arthrobacter citreus, a genomic segment contains:
- a CDS encoding DUF6993 domain-containing protein, with translation MIRTPHSRRLPLLTLTVLVAGTAAILAPAAVPASPGMTSESAAAVGLREAAAPGLSAASVLPAQPALPLASEVTGDGLTAALTALAATKPSPNRDEVRKAFADAGFPADSVEVSLDQTPTGLAVDSIRGAAMNGDTCLFGEVREGQVSVTALPKLDSGYCFVGDQR, from the coding sequence ATGATTCGCACACCGCACAGCCGCCGGCTCCCACTGCTGACCCTGACCGTTCTGGTGGCTGGAACCGCGGCGATTCTTGCCCCGGCAGCGGTTCCGGCAAGCCCGGGCATGACGTCGGAGTCCGCCGCAGCTGTCGGACTCCGCGAAGCTGCTGCTCCGGGATTGTCCGCGGCGTCGGTGCTTCCGGCCCAGCCGGCGCTTCCGCTGGCATCGGAGGTGACGGGTGACGGACTGACCGCTGCACTGACCGCGCTCGCCGCAACAAAACCGAGTCCCAACCGGGATGAGGTGCGGAAAGCCTTCGCCGATGCAGGGTTCCCGGCAGATTCCGTGGAAGTTTCCCTGGACCAAACCCCCACGGGCCTGGCCGTCGATTCGATTCGCGGCGCAGCCATGAACGGTGACACGTGCCTCTTCGGCGAGGTGCGCGAGGGACAGGTTTCGGTGACGGCCCTTCCCAAGCTGGATTCGGGCTACTGCTTCGTGGGGGACCAGCGATAG
- the ssb gene encoding single-stranded DNA-binding protein encodes MSDTITLRGYVATEVRSTTADSGLAIANFRMCTTERRYDREAGSWVDGQTNWYSVSLFRQLATNAAFSVHKGDRVIVTGRLKVRQWALDDGRSGTSVDVDAESIGHDLMWGTASYRRNVQDRAGAGASGQEEPGTDDLPADLDVETGELVGTGTGGETGGGTDDGPDDPFAAAAAAEVSGRGHGTMGG; translated from the coding sequence ATGAGCGACACCATTACTCTCCGGGGCTATGTAGCCACGGAAGTGCGGAGCACCACGGCCGACAGCGGGCTCGCCATCGCGAATTTTCGGATGTGCACCACGGAGCGCCGCTATGACCGGGAAGCCGGCAGCTGGGTGGACGGGCAGACAAACTGGTATTCCGTCAGCCTGTTTCGGCAGCTGGCCACCAACGCCGCCTTCAGTGTGCATAAGGGGGACCGCGTCATAGTGACCGGACGGCTCAAAGTACGGCAGTGGGCCTTGGACGACGGCCGCAGCGGCACGTCCGTTGACGTAGACGCGGAGAGCATCGGACACGATCTGATGTGGGGCACTGCCAGTTACCGGCGTAACGTCCAGGACCGCGCCGGGGCCGGCGCCTCCGGCCAGGAAGAACCCGGAACTGACGATCTGCCGGCGGATTTGGATGTGGAGACCGGAGAGCTCGTGGGCACGGGGACCGGCGGGGAAACGGGTGGCGGCACTGATGACGGTCCGGACGATCCCTTTGCCGCAGCTGCCGCCGCCGAAGTATCCGGGCGGGGGCATGGCACAATGGGCGGATGA
- a CDS encoding thioesterase family protein has protein sequence MPINRFPIQLRFGDEDSNGHVNNVRFVQFLEEARVRLGLLPLGESLCPGDPAMNFRSLTAESGMALVARQEIEYRSPLVYRQTPVWVEIWVTGIGSSSLTYGFRIADDDGTRVYAYAEATVVMADQSGRPRPLSDLQVRVLESWRGEPVPFRSTNTGQTSPAAAAEPSGASR, from the coding sequence ATGCCTATCAATCGTTTTCCGATCCAGCTGCGCTTCGGCGACGAGGATTCCAACGGGCACGTGAACAACGTGCGCTTTGTCCAGTTCCTGGAAGAGGCGCGCGTGCGGCTCGGTCTTTTGCCTTTGGGGGAGTCGCTGTGTCCCGGGGATCCGGCGATGAACTTCCGTTCCCTGACCGCGGAATCCGGGATGGCCCTCGTGGCGCGCCAGGAAATCGAGTACCGCTCACCGCTGGTGTACCGGCAAACGCCCGTCTGGGTGGAGATCTGGGTCACCGGCATCGGCAGTTCCAGCCTGACCTATGGCTTCCGCATAGCCGACGACGACGGCACCAGGGTCTACGCCTATGCAGAGGCCACGGTGGTGATGGCCGACCAGAGCGGCCGTCCCCGGCCGTTGTCCGACCTGCAGGTCCGGGTCCTGGAAAGCTGGCGGGGCGAGCCGGTTCCGTTCCGGAGCACCAACACCGGGCAGACCTCGCCGGCTGCTGCCGCCGAGCCGAGCGGAGCAAGCCGATGA
- a CDS encoding acyl-CoA thioesterase II, protein MALDDAVDPTTSLQKLLSLSPADGAQTDEDIFVGGSQPEPRKRIFGGQVLGQSLVAAANTVEPGRLMHSMHGYFLRPGDTEIPITFGVQRLRDGRSFSARRTHAYQNGVPILSMIASFQVPGEGLDHQVEMPEGIPDPESLPTTAELLKGIDHPVAKAWSHQRPMDIRHIEKPVYFEAGPDKVARNAVWMKSFGPLHGDQNLQRAALAYASDYTLLESVLRRHGLAWSAPGMSVASLDHAMWWHRPLRVDEWLLYVQESPSASGARGLASGRIFNQAGELVATVAQEGMVRVPDMP, encoded by the coding sequence ATGGCCCTAGACGACGCCGTCGACCCCACCACATCACTGCAAAAACTGCTGAGCCTCAGCCCAGCGGACGGTGCGCAGACGGACGAGGACATCTTCGTGGGCGGCTCACAGCCGGAACCCCGGAAGCGCATCTTCGGCGGGCAGGTCCTGGGACAGTCCCTCGTTGCTGCCGCAAACACGGTGGAGCCCGGCCGGCTGATGCACTCCATGCACGGCTATTTCCTGCGTCCCGGTGACACTGAGATTCCCATCACCTTCGGTGTCCAGCGGCTGCGTGACGGCCGCTCCTTCTCGGCGCGCAGGACCCACGCCTATCAGAACGGCGTACCCATCCTGTCGATGATCGCCTCTTTCCAGGTGCCCGGCGAGGGCCTTGATCACCAGGTGGAGATGCCCGAGGGCATTCCCGATCCGGAGTCTCTGCCCACCACGGCGGAACTGCTCAAGGGCATCGACCATCCGGTGGCCAAAGCGTGGTCACACCAGCGGCCGATGGATATCCGTCATATCGAAAAACCCGTCTACTTTGAAGCCGGCCCCGACAAGGTGGCCCGCAACGCCGTCTGGATGAAGTCGTTTGGTCCGCTGCACGGGGACCAGAACCTGCAGCGCGCAGCCCTCGCCTACGCCAGCGACTACACCCTGCTCGAATCGGTGCTGCGGCGCCACGGGCTGGCGTGGTCCGCGCCCGGGATGTCCGTTGCCAGCCTGGACCATGCCATGTGGTGGCACCGCCCGCTCCGGGTGGACGAATGGCTGCTGTACGTGCAGGAGTCCCCCAGTGCCTCCGGCGCCCGCGGCCTGGCCAGCGGCCGCATTTTCAACCAGGCGGGGGAACTCGTCGCCACTGTCGCGCAGGAAGGCATGGTCCGGGTTCCGGACATGCCGTAG
- the ettA gene encoding energy-dependent translational throttle protein EttA, whose protein sequence is MAEFIYTMTKARKAVGDKVILDDVSMSFYPGAKIGVVGPNGAGKSTILKIMAGLDTPSNGEARLSAGYTVGILLQEPPLNEEKTVLGNVQEGVGEIYAKIQRFNEISEAMAEPDADFDSLLEEMGKLQEAIDAADAWDIDSQLEQAMDALRCPPPEADVTLLSGGERRRVALCKLLLQKPDLLLLDEPTNHLDAESVLWLEQHLSAYHGAVLAVTHDRYFLDHVAQWIAEVDRGHLYPYEGNYSTYLEKKRARLEVQGKKDQKLAKRLTEELDWVRSNAKGRQTKSKARLARYEEMAAEADRTRKLDFEEIQIPPGPRLGSLVLEAKDLQKGFGDRQLIEGLSFSLPRNGIVGVIGPNGVGKSTLFKTIVGLEELDGGDLKIGDSVKISYVDQSRGGIDPEKSLWEVVSDGHDWIQVGQVEMPSRAYVSAFGFKGPDQQKKAGVLSGGERNRLNLAMTLKQGGNLLLLDEPTNDLDVETLSSLENALLEFPGCAVVVSHDRWFLDRVSTHILAYEGTEENPANWYWFEGNFEAYEQNKIERLGPDAAKPHRVTHRRLTRD, encoded by the coding sequence ATGGCGGAATTTATCTACACGATGACCAAGGCCCGCAAGGCCGTTGGCGACAAAGTTATCCTCGACGACGTAAGCATGTCCTTCTACCCCGGTGCCAAGATCGGCGTGGTGGGTCCCAACGGTGCGGGTAAGTCCACCATCCTCAAGATCATGGCCGGACTGGATACCCCGTCCAACGGTGAGGCCCGGCTCAGCGCCGGCTACACCGTGGGCATCCTGCTCCAGGAACCGCCGCTGAATGAGGAAAAGACCGTACTCGGCAACGTCCAGGAGGGCGTTGGCGAGATTTATGCAAAAATTCAGCGGTTCAACGAAATTTCAGAAGCTATGGCAGAGCCTGACGCAGACTTTGACAGCCTGCTGGAGGAAATGGGCAAGCTGCAGGAAGCCATTGACGCCGCTGATGCCTGGGATATCGACTCCCAGCTCGAGCAGGCCATGGACGCACTGCGCTGCCCGCCGCCCGAGGCTGACGTAACACTGCTCTCCGGTGGTGAGCGCCGGCGTGTGGCATTGTGCAAGCTGCTGCTGCAGAAGCCTGACCTGCTGCTCCTCGATGAGCCCACCAACCACTTGGACGCCGAGAGCGTTCTGTGGCTCGAGCAGCACCTGTCCGCGTACCACGGCGCCGTTCTGGCCGTGACCCACGACCGGTACTTCCTGGACCACGTGGCCCAGTGGATCGCCGAAGTGGACCGCGGACACCTGTACCCCTACGAAGGCAACTACTCCACGTACCTGGAGAAGAAGCGTGCCCGTCTCGAGGTCCAGGGCAAGAAGGACCAGAAGCTGGCCAAGCGCCTGACGGAGGAACTGGACTGGGTCCGTTCCAACGCCAAGGGCCGCCAGACCAAGTCCAAGGCCCGTCTGGCCCGCTACGAGGAAATGGCCGCCGAGGCGGACCGCACCCGCAAGCTGGACTTCGAAGAAATCCAGATTCCGCCGGGCCCGCGCCTGGGCTCCCTAGTGCTGGAAGCCAAGGACCTGCAAAAGGGCTTCGGCGACCGCCAGCTCATCGAGGGTCTGTCCTTCTCCCTGCCGCGCAACGGCATCGTAGGCGTGATCGGTCCGAACGGTGTGGGTAAGTCCACGCTGTTCAAGACCATCGTGGGCCTGGAAGAGCTCGACGGCGGTGACCTGAAGATCGGCGATTCGGTCAAGATCTCCTACGTTGACCAGTCCCGCGGCGGCATCGATCCGGAAAAGAGCCTCTGGGAGGTTGTGTCCGACGGGCACGACTGGATCCAGGTCGGCCAGGTCGAAATGCCTTCGCGTGCCTACGTCTCGGCGTTCGGCTTCAAGGGCCCGGACCAGCAGAAGAAGGCCGGTGTGCTCTCCGGTGGTGAGCGCAACCGCCTGAACCTGGCGATGACGCTCAAACAGGGCGGAAACCTGCTCCTGCTCGATGAGCCCACTAACGACCTCGACGTGGAAACCCTCTCCAGCCTGGAGAATGCGCTGCTGGAATTCCCCGGCTGCGCCGTGGTGGTCTCTCACGACCGGTGGTTCCTGGACCGGGTGTCCACCCACATCCTGGCCTACGAGGGCACCGAAGAGAACCCGGCGAACTGGTACTGGTTCGAGGGCAACTTCGAGGCCTACGAGCAGAACAAGATCGAGCGCCTGGGCCCGGATGCGGCCAAACCGCACCGCGTGACCCACCGCCGTCTGACGCGCGACTAG
- a CDS encoding globin, with product MPVSPVPPSASQLPVSGRPGFAQPAYTENFYEAVGGHKTFVKLVDVFYGGVAEDPLMRPMYPEEDLTDAKQRLLLFLEQYWGGPRTYSDQRGHPRLRMRHMPFAVTPQARDAWLGHMRDAVDSLGLSPLHEATLWDYLERAAHSMVNSA from the coding sequence CTGCCTGTGTCCCCCGTGCCGCCGTCGGCGTCCCAGCTGCCCGTGTCCGGAAGGCCCGGATTTGCCCAGCCCGCCTACACCGAAAACTTTTACGAAGCAGTCGGCGGGCATAAGACATTCGTGAAACTGGTCGATGTCTTTTACGGCGGCGTCGCCGAGGACCCCCTCATGCGGCCCATGTATCCGGAGGAGGACCTCACCGACGCCAAGCAGCGGCTGCTGCTGTTCCTCGAGCAGTATTGGGGCGGCCCGCGGACGTACTCGGATCAGCGTGGACATCCGCGGCTTCGGATGCGGCACATGCCCTTCGCCGTCACCCCCCAGGCACGTGATGCCTGGCTTGGGCACATGCGCGACGCCGTTGATTCCCTGGGCCTGTCCCCGCTGCATGAGGCAACGCTGTGGGACTATCTGGAGCGTGCGGCCCACTCCATGGTCAACTCGGCCTAG
- a CDS encoding DUF4397 domain-containing protein, which produces MRKTVTALAAAAGLTAGIGFLTPAAAADTAQLSVLHAVPDTTVDVYVNGALTLDDFTPGTLAGPLDLPAGSYDLAITAPDAADASAPIIGPVTVEMAAGGNYTAVANLDATGAPTANFYTNDLSTVAPGKSHLTVRHTAAAPAVDVLAGGTPVISGLENPGEETLAVDAGTISASVAAAGTTEPVIGPADLTLAEGTHTFVYAWGSLEDGNLALATQTIGGMESAPNAVPGALASSNEGNGQVLAAGAGLAVLLLAGTAVVVRRNSAAAARR; this is translated from the coding sequence ATGCGCAAGACCGTCACCGCCCTCGCAGCAGCTGCAGGCCTGACCGCCGGAATCGGGTTCCTGACTCCGGCTGCAGCCGCTGACACGGCCCAGCTCTCCGTCCTGCACGCAGTCCCTGACACCACAGTGGATGTTTACGTCAACGGGGCACTGACCCTGGACGACTTCACCCCCGGAACGCTTGCCGGGCCGCTTGACCTCCCCGCGGGAAGTTACGATCTCGCGATCACCGCTCCGGACGCCGCGGATGCTTCCGCGCCGATCATCGGGCCGGTCACGGTCGAAATGGCTGCAGGAGGCAACTACACCGCCGTAGCCAATCTGGATGCCACGGGCGCGCCAACAGCAAACTTCTACACGAACGACCTTTCAACCGTGGCTCCGGGGAAGTCGCACCTCACGGTCCGGCACACCGCGGCAGCCCCCGCCGTCGACGTCCTGGCCGGCGGAACCCCAGTCATCAGCGGTTTGGAGAACCCGGGTGAGGAGACGCTGGCAGTTGACGCCGGCACCATCTCAGCTTCCGTGGCAGCGGCCGGAACCACCGAGCCTGTCATTGGCCCGGCCGACCTCACCCTCGCGGAAGGCACCCACACCTTCGTTTACGCCTGGGGCTCGCTGGAAGACGGAAACCTGGCCCTGGCAACCCAGACCATTGGGGGCATGGAATCAGCCCCGAATGCAGTGCCCGGTGCGTTGGCCTCGTCAAACGAGGGCAACGGGCAGGTACTCGCAGCAGGTGCCGGCCTTGCGGTCCTGCTTCTCGCCGGAACCGCAGTAGTGGTTCGCCGCAACAGTGCGGCAGCGGCCCGCCGGTAG